From the Musa acuminata AAA Group cultivar baxijiao chromosome BXJ1-2, Cavendish_Baxijiao_AAA, whole genome shotgun sequence genome, one window contains:
- the LOC135595436 gene encoding replication protein A 32 kDa subunit B-like, whose translation MYASQFDVGSASLFSGGGFMPSQATQTPDSGFSKSRGVQGVLPLTVKQISEAYHSNDDKSNFVVDGVDATNVRLLGLVMTKTERVTDVSFALDDGTGRIDVNRWVNETSDTNEMAIIQNGMYVTVNGSLKGFQGKRHVVAFSVRPVTDFNYITLHFLECIHVHLDNTRPKVNVPVGTVVTPNNDVKRYQTPVSNQFSTHSGIGGSESNIYKLVLDVFQEPASIAREHGLHVDEIVQRLGIPMDKIKDAIEYHVDIGNIYSTIDENHYKSACNG comes from the exons ATGTACGCTAGCCAGTTCGATGTTGGATCGGCCTCCCTCTTCTCCGGCGGCGGATTCATGCCCTCACAAGCCACCCAAACCCCCGATTCCGGCTTCTCCAAG AGTCGCGGCGTCCAGGGTGTGCTCCCTTTAACCGTGAAGCAGATCAGCGAGGCGTACCACTCCAACGACGATAAGTCCAATTTCGTTGTCGATGGTGTTGATGCCACCAAT GTGAGGCTACTGGGGCTTGTGATGACCAAGACGGAGAGGGTTACTGATGTCTCCTTCGCCCTCGATGATGGTACGGGGAGAATTGATGTCAATCGCTG GGTCAATGAGACTTCGGACACAAATGAGATGGCTATAATTCA AAATGGGATGTATGTCACTGTCAATGGTAGCTTGAAAGGATTCCAAGGCAAACGACATGTTGTTGCCTTCTCCGTTCG GCCTGTGACTGATTTCAATTACATCACTCTTCACTTCCTTGAGTGCATTCATGTGCATCTGGATAACACCAGACCGAAG GTGAATGTGCCTGTGGGAACAGTAGTGACTCCTAATAATGATGTAAAAAGATACCAGACTCCTGTTTCGAACCag TTCTCCACTCATTCAGGCATTGGTGGTTCCGAGAGTAATATCTACAAATTGGTCTTGGATGTTTTTCAGGAACCAGCTAGCAT TGCTCGTGAACATGGACTGCACGTGGATGAAATTGTCCAGCGCTTAGGGATACCGATGGATAAGATCAA GGATGCTATTGAGTATCATGTTGATATTGGCAATATTTATTCTACAATTGATGAAAACCACTACAAGTCTGCATGCAATGGTTGA